Genomic window (Helianthus annuus cultivar XRQ/B chromosome 3, HanXRQr2.0-SUNRISE, whole genome shotgun sequence):
atgacctaaatataataagtatcacaaaaccatgacacatatcagtcccaaaaatgaaggaaaagatcaaaatataagagaacaaagtaaaatcaaaactacaaaaacaatttatcctttcactatcccgaaaaatgaaaaagtatatcaaaacatcccacagaacaaactaaaataaaaagtacataacaatctatcttttcactattccatatctaaaattgacctaactatcataattttctttgaactacaacacttatcatccccaaaaatgacctaaatataataagtatcacaaaaccatgacacatatcagtcccaacaatgaaggaaaagatcaaaatataacagaacaaagtaaaataaaaaccacaaaaacaatttatccgtTCACTATCCCGAAAAATGAAAAAGTATATCaaaacatcccacagaacaaactaaaataaaaagtacataacaatctatcttttcactattccatatctaaaattgacctaactatcataattttctttgaactacaacacttatcatccccaaaaatgacctaaatataataagtatcacaaaaccatgacacatatcagtcccaacaatgaaggaaaagatcaaaatataacagaacaaagtaaaataaaaaccacaaaaacaatttatccgtTCACTATGTCATATTTGAAAGAACTTACAACAATGCAAGAGGGAGATGTGAAAAGCCGACAAAAATTTTAAAACCTTGATGTGAGAGCCGAGAAACAACGCAAGATCCGAATGCAAAGAGTTGATATATTCTGAAATCGAAGCAAATAGAAGTTGTTAAGTTGATGTGTTGAAAGTAGGATTATTCAACTGAGATAAACTTACAATTtcagttgagtgtagttgagagtttgtaaagtgtgagTAGAGTGTAGATATCTCTGGATTATTTATAGAGACTGAAGGAAGCAGTGCTGTCTTTCAAACAGTGTATGGAAGAGTGTTGATAtattatagagactgcagcaagcaagctgtctttcacaCAAAAGTAAAGTGTTGCTTTTTCCTGTAGATTGTACTTCCCTGCTTTTGGCATCCCTTTTTGtcagatgtgtgagcattgagagagaaagcagatggtgatccgtgtgaagtcaaatggacggtcccgatcTTGATCCCTTTTTGTCTGTAGCATAAGTCAAATGGGTTGAGAGAAAGCagatggtgatccgtgtgaagtcaaatggacggtcccgatcTTGATCCCTTTTTGTCTGTAGCATAAGTCAAAATGGGTTAAGATCAGTTAAAAAACAAAaagcataaaaataacaaaacacaTCAAAAAACAGAGAATATAGTGAAGTTTATATTCTAGTAGCATAgcatgttaaaaattaatattcAAGGCTTAGAAATTACCAAAAAAGAGCGAAAAACCGACTGAATTCGAATCTCAGCCCATTCTTGACACTAATGCTCCGTTAGTTCTcgcaaagtcaaccatcataaaaagaaatcaagtattagtaaagatttgatattagttataaccagtacactattaacttaaaataaatttaatataaatcacattttgtcaagttgcaaatataaaaacctttattataaacaaaaaagaaaagaaaattgatgaatgatgataaaCTTTACTTTACCTCTGATCAAAAAACAGAGAATATAGTCAAGTTTATATTCTCTCAGTAGCATAgcatgttaaaaattaatattcAAGGCTTAGAAATTACCAAAAAAGAGCGAAAAACCGACTGAATTCGAATCTCAGCCCATTCTTGACACTAATGCTCCGTTAGTTCTcgcaaagtcaaccatcataaaaagaaatcaagtattagtaaagatttgatattagttataaccagtaccctattaacttaaaataaatttaatataaatcacattttgtcaagttgcaaatataaaaacctttattataaacaaaaaagaaaagaaaattgatgaatgatgataaaCTTTACTTTACCTCTGCTTGAGTGAGCATGAGACCACTAAGTGAGGGAACATTCTGCATATGAAGCCCCCATCGATTCGAATGAAGCAGCGTTCAGCGTCGCCAAAGCCAATTCCGAGACTCTCCAAGCAGATACACTTTCTCCGGCAGCCAGAAGATCGGAGTGAGCTTGTTCTGTAATAATAGTGATCGTGACAGTCGTTAACCAAAGGTATAACTAATTAAATTCAGATCCTAAAAAAAGGTTTCCTTGCGAGTTGCGAGTGACatacctgagtcgattcatcagaaaacacatgcgaaaatccttcgtaaacctcagatttcgtccttcgaacatccgtcaaccgcttcacctgaaaagtaagaatcacaaaagaacatggtaagatatataacactcattgcaacttatcagaacatcaaacggatcccttgttcaaatctgtggatcccttgccagataaagctggtgatacatctcatgaaaccctagatctgctcatcgaACATCCCACATaacaaaccaaaatcaaaaatacataacaatctatcttttcacaattccatatctaaatgacctaaatatcataattatcacacaaccatgacacttatcagtcccaaaaatgaaagaaaagatcaaaatataacagaacacagtaaaatcaaaactacaaaaacaatttatcctttcactatgtcatatctgaaattaatctaactatcatcaccaaaaatacaaattcaaatatcacaagactttcaacctaatttgaaataaccgcatctactaacaaatctacatcaagattaaagataagaatcacaaaagaacatggtaagatatataacactcattgcaacttatcagaacatcaaacggatcccttgttcaaatctgtggatcccttgccagataaagctggtgatacatctcatgaaaccctagatctgctcatcgaacatcccacagaacaaaccaaaatcaaaaatacataacaatctatcttttcacaattccatatctaaatgacctaaatatcataattatcacacaaccatgacacttatcagtcccaaaaatgaaggaaaagatcaaaatataacagaacacagtacaatcaaaactacaaaaacaatttatcctttcactatgtcatatctgaaattaatctaactatcatcaccaaaaatacaaattcaaatatcacaagactttcaacctaatttgaaataaccgcatctactaacaaatctacatcaagattaaagataagaatcacaaaagaacatggtaagatatataacactcattgcaacttatcagaacatcaaacggatcccttgttcaaatctgtggatcccttgccagataaagctggtgatacatctcatgaaaccctagatctgctcatcgaacatcccacagaacaaaccaaaatcaaaaatacataacaatctatcttttcacaattccatatctaaatgacctaaatatcataattatcacacaaccatgacacttatcagtcccaaaaatgaaggaaaagatcaaaatataacagaacacagtaaaatcaaaactacaaaaacaatttatcctttcactatgtcatatctgaaattaatctaactatcatcaccaaaaatacaaattcaaatatcacaagactttcaacctaatttgaaataaccgcatctactaacaaatctacatcaagattaaagataaatcaacatttagaacctaacctgagtcgattcatcacaaaaaaCATGCTAAactccttcgtaaacctcagatttcgtccttcgaacatccgtcaaccgcttcacctgaaaagtaataatcacaaaagaacatggtaagatatctactaacaaatctacatcaagattaaagataaatcaacatttagaacctaacctgagtcgattcatcacaaaacacatgaaaaaatccttcgtaaacctcagatttcgtccttcgaacatccgtcaaccgcttcacctgaaaagtaaCAATCACagaagaacatggtaagatatctactaacaaatctacatcaagattaaagataaagcaacttatcagaacatcaaacggatcccttgttcaaatctgtggatcccttgccagataaaacggatcccttgttcaaatctgtggatcccttgccagaacatctcatgaaacccttgatctgctcatcaaacggatctggtgatagattcaaacggatctggtgatagatctcatgaaaccctagatcgccgagaagagagaaaagagagagagaagagagagaagaagatctgatgttgttttgtgagatgtgtgagcattgagagagaaagcatatggtgatccgtgtgaagtcaaatggacggtcccgatgttgatccgtgtgagaaagtaGTATAGATGGACGGCCGATGTatacccttgtaaagggtaaaagggtttgtgttttcttgtgccttaacagttgtacattgtgcattcagtgttttttcaacaccttgttcaattaccatcttgtccttctaatatccttattaaagtagtatagataatTTATTAGAACATGGATTCCAGCAAAGCAAAGTGAAGCCTTGAAAACATAAATCTGCAAAATTTACTATTCCTTTCCCTTTTAAAGTGGAGGGTATCATTCAATCACCTTAGGATATTTGAGTTACTGTCTAACTAATAATATCATGACATGTCAAGTCCCCATTCAACTCCTCATTTTGCATTCAATCACTAGCAGTGATTCAAACACCTGGAGAGTGGTAAAAAAATTAtgattggttgaaaggggttGGGTAATTCGGTATGGTATAACAACCGAAAgtgaaaacaaaaaaataaagttGTGATATGCTTAAAAGTTAAAAGAATATCGCCACGTATTTTACATCGaacgaaaatcataaaaataaacacCGGTAACAATTCCGATAATATCGATACTAATGTTGTTTTGTTGGAATCTGGACCAATCACACTTACTTTGTAGACCAATTATCACTTGTCAAAATAGTAACCTATTTTTCCTCTACCCCTTTTAGCCTAACGCATGTAACTACATGACCGAGTCCGGACTTCTGCTAGAGGCCGAACGGATATGTACTCATGTTGAGTCTGGACACTCAAGGCACCTATACCAATACCAAGAAGGTCCGTCCCCCCTCACAATAAAAGGACGCACATCATAAAGAGCGTCCTACCGGATGACGTCATCTAAAGCTAGCTAATATAAATACCCTCTCAAAGTACACCTCAACTACGATTTTCTGAACCCTCGTCCCTATTCTATCTCAAAAAAAAATACTCATCCTCATGCCGGAGGGTGGTCGTAGAGTGGCCCTCCCACCTCTGCGGCGAGTCTAACGGTCTGTTACTTGTGTAGGTTTCACTTTTCAGACTTTCAAGATCTGATCGTGGTTGAACCAGTGTTCGGTCCACTTTTTGGATATTCACCGCCCATCTCAACCCAAATCAGGAATAAAAAATTGTTCATTTCAGCTTGTTTCTCTTTCTCTGGGTCTAGATTGCCGGACCTAATTGTATCTGTCATAAAATCATGACATATGAGCAAACAATGTAAGACTGAATTTTACCACAAAAGATAAAAAATGATGTTTAGATCTCTGGATTTGAACCTGACCCAAATCAGACCAAACCATATATCAAATCGTGCATAACTGGTCTGTTTCAAATCGGTTAGTGGATTCTAACCGGGGGGTAAGTGGGTAACTGTTTGGGTGAAGTTATCTATACTCCAATACCAGTATATACTAttaccaaaaataaaaaaataaaaaaataaaccgGGAAAAAAACCGGACTAATTCAGAAAATGAAAACCGTATTTCAACATCATATTCCTATCCAATTAAGCTGCCTGCTATCTTCAACTACAGAGCTTCAAAGTTGAAACATCTGCTGCAACAATGGAGCTCTGCAGTTCAGCTCCTCCAAAGTCATTCTATTTCAAATCTTTTCTCATTTCTCCCCCAATTTCTTCAATCATCATGCCCTATTCCTTAAAACCCACCAATCAGTTCACTTCTCTCAAAATTTCTCCTACATTTCACCAACTATCTCATTCCCCAAGAAAGTTATCAGTTTGCCTCGCACAGGCCGTTAATGACGTCGTTAAAGACCCTCTACCCGCGGATCTTATTGTTAAAGAAATCCAAGAACCCAATTGCAGAGTAAGCTACTTTAGTTTCTTGTAATGTTTGATGGATGTTCATATATATTTTGACATACCCTTTGATCACTCAGTGTTTGATGGGGGAAAATTAAGTTATAGTTTAGTATGTTTTAACTTTTAGTCATATGCATTGAAGCTGTTTGTTAAAAGTCTTCAGTGAAATTATTATTACTATTGCTCCTTTTTAAACACAAGCATTGCAAATAGAAGCATGGTGGTGATAAATAAGAGACAAAATCCAATTTTGTATTTGAAATTTACTACGGTTTACATCAAATTTTGAAAGGTAGATGTTCTTTTGGAAAGCAAGGAGTATTGTATATCTGTGCCTGTGTAATTGCTGTTTTTTTTCTTGCGATTTAACCCGTTGAAGTCTGCAGATTCGGTTAAGCGTAGAAGTTCCAGCCGTTGTATGTGAAGATTGTTACGACATGGTCATAGATGAGTTTATGAAGAGGGCAGCGGTACAATTAGCTTTTCTTAACCGTTTTTTGGCGCTATTTTTTATTTTGCATGCTTCATTTTGTTTGTGTTCTTATAATGAGTTTTATCATGTTCATcgctatgtttttttttttttggctataTCTTTAGGTTCCAGGATACCGTCCTGGTAGGCAAGTTCCAGAAGAGGCTCTCGTAAGGTATATTGGGAAGGATGGTGTCAACAAGGCAGCTGTTGAAGCTATTCTAAAGAGAACTCTTCCACATGCCATGTCATCGGTACGTTGTGTATCTTGTTTCAATTTTCGAATGCATGAATTTTGGATCGTAAAAAGAGGGGTTCAACAGTCGTCTAGAAATATTAATGCACTCTGATAACTAGAAACCAATAAGTGATGAAATTTGTTAATTATGCACACGTTTACGAAGCAATAAACTCTTCAAGTAAACTGTTTCTGCATCTATGATTCAAGTTAACATATAATGATCCCATAATCTTGAGCATCGTGTTTAACAGGTAGAAGGGCGGGCTTTGAAAGACTCGCTTCGCATCACAACAACATTCTCTGAAATGGAAAAAACTTATACTTCTTTGGACATTTTAAGGTATGTCAAAGATCTAATCCTTATAGTTAAATATGGGCGTCTCGTTTAAAAGTATTTATACAGGTTTTTAATCTTGATGTCACTATTGTTGTGGGTATAGATACGATGTTGTCGTGGATGTAGCACCTGAAGTGAAATGGGTTCCAGAGGATGGCTACAAGAATTTAAAAGTTGTAGTTGAGCTTGACAGTGAAATAGAGGCAAAAACAGCTGCTGAACGAGAGTTAAAACGTCGTTACAAGACTCTAAGTACAATGAGAATTGTCACAAATAGAGGACTACAGGTACTTATGCTTTAGAAGCCCTTCTTTCCAGTTTTCAATTAACATTCCCAAATTCTTGTAGAAATATTCAAGATTTGATTATATAATTTGGTATATAATCTTTAAAGGTGgcaattctgacccatttacctATAAAAGATGATTTGGGTTGTGTTTTTTCTCTAACGTGTCAAATGGATCAAATAAGTTTTTAGGTAATAGGAAACGGGGTCAAATAGGTTGAAAGTCACCTGAAGTCTATTAGCCGGCAACAGTCCCAACTAACGAAATGCTTTGTGACAGTCCCAACTTTTAACCTTTTTTCTCCCAACGCACTTTTTCTAGCTGAGGCCTAAgtctaacccagttagtttttgctAACGTGGACCGCCACATAATTAAAACTTTGCCACATAAGTAGTCCATGTCATCAAAACATTGCGACATAAGCAGTTCACGTCAACACAAGTTTGACTTTTTTGCCATGTAAGCAGTCCACGTCATCAAAATTTTGACTTTTTTTGCCACATAAGAAGTCCGCCTCAGCAAaaaactaacggggttagaccttagTTAGAAAAAGCTCGTTGGGAGAAAATAGGTTAAAAGTTGGGGCTGTCACAAACATTTAGTTAGTTGGGACTGTTGCTGGCCAATAGGTAATAGTTGGGTTTATTTAAATCCTATTTTCCTTATAACAATAAAATTTTTGTAATTATAACTGACGAATTATGGATTCATAAAAGCTTACAAAATGGACAAAAAAAAGTGTTTGTGGGTTGACCCACCCTGACCTGGCCCAGGAACCTTATTAGATTAATTGATCCATTTCAGCCATTACCAAACCCGTCCATCTTGCCACCTCTAGCATCCTTTAATCATGATAATCCGacctttaaaaaataaaaataaaaataaatgggCTGAATCGCAATGTCCATAGGTTGGTGATGTTGCCGTTCTGGATATATCAGCAACAACAGTGGAACAAGATGGATCACAAGTGAAAGACGTTCCAGCTGCAGGGAGTAAAGGTATATGCATCCACTCTTCTAAGTCAAACTCTAATTCTTTGACTTTTTCAGTCAAGTAAGGTCACATTCTTTGTATGTGCAGGTTTCCGTTTTGATACAGAAGATGGAGATACGGTCGTTCCTGGTTTTCTTGACGCCATAATCGGAATTCAAGGAGGTGAAACAAAATCTTTCCCGCTTGTATTTCCAGATTCGTGGGAACAAGAAGATCTCCGTGGTCTTTCTTGTCAGTTTACTGTAAGTTTCATCCTTAAAAACTATGATGATGAAAGTGTAAAGAGAAATTTAAGGGGAATTTATGTGCTTATTTTGTTGCTAGGTTGAATGTAAAGAGCTCTTTTATAGAGAATTGCCGGAGATGAATGATGCTATTGCCGATAAGCTTCTTCCTGGATGCACCAATATCAAGCAGGTTATATACAATTCACCTCTACCTTTTtatagagtaaagtacacggatggtcctgtagtttaccaaaattttggatttggtctctggctttccaaaagtacacgacTACACGGACGtttcctgtggtttgcactttgtaatgcatttagtccccagccaataaatctaaaggttttagcatgtccaagttagggactaaatgtgttacaaagtgcaaaccacagggaccatccatgtatgtttggaaaaagttggggactaaatgcattataaagtgcaaacc
Coding sequences:
- the LOC110929714 gene encoding trigger factor-like protein TIG, Chloroplastic, whose amino-acid sequence is MELCSSAPPKSFYFKSFLISPPISSIIMPYSLKPTNQFTSLKISPTFHQLSHSPRKLSVCLAQAVNDVVKDPLPADLIVKEIQEPNCRIRLSVEVPAVVCEDCYDMVIDEFMKRAAVPGYRPGRQVPEEALVRYIGKDGVNKAAVEAILKRTLPHAMSSVEGRALKDSLRITTTFSEMEKTYTSLDILRYDVVVDVAPEVKWVPEDGYKNLKVVVELDSEIEAKTAAERELKRRYKTLSTMRIVTNRGLQVGDVAVLDISATTVEQDGSQVKDVPAAGSKGFRFDTEDGDTVVPGFLDAIIGIQGGETKSFPLVFPDSWEQEDLRGLSCQFTVECKELFYRELPEMNDAIADKLLPGCTNIKQVKESLLESCIELEKTAKNQATDNVILDQLQKMIQVEIPESLFEEHGMQVYGDKLLQIQSNMKLNEEQIEALSSPKAVKEFLEYERGNIENIIKQSLAVADIFKRENLQFSTDDLVKEVENSIAEFKKHNQEYDEESIQAQVQEILEGAKVLEWLREHADIQYVTN